The following are encoded in a window of Paenibacillus polymyxa genomic DNA:
- a CDS encoding sugar phosphate isomerase/epimerase family protein, with product MKLGVFMVLFGGRSLEEALDYVASQGLDAVEIGTGGNPGDKHCKPDELLENDTALKNFKKAVESRGLTISALSCHGNPLHPQKHLAQADHDTFLKTVRLAEKLEVPVVNTFSGCPGDHEDAKYPNWPVAPWPNDFQEVLKWQWENKIIPYWTETGKFAADHHVKIGLELHGGFSVHTPATLLRLREAAGEVIGANLDPSHMWWQGIDPVQAVQILGREGAIHHFHAKDTTIDPINVNKYGLTDMQEYTKMLDRAWQFRTVGYGHDVKTWADIISALRLVGYDYVVSIEHEDGLMSVEEGFTKAVHNLRQVLIEEPLSEMWWV from the coding sequence TTGAAACTTGGAGTATTTATGGTGTTGTTTGGCGGACGTTCGCTTGAGGAGGCGCTGGATTATGTGGCTTCTCAAGGATTGGATGCTGTAGAAATCGGTACAGGCGGCAACCCTGGGGATAAGCATTGTAAGCCGGATGAGTTGCTGGAAAACGATACAGCGCTCAAAAATTTCAAAAAGGCAGTAGAGTCCCGCGGACTAACGATTAGTGCGCTTAGCTGTCACGGCAATCCTCTCCATCCGCAAAAGCATTTGGCCCAGGCTGATCATGATACGTTTCTTAAAACCGTTCGATTGGCAGAAAAGCTGGAAGTTCCAGTTGTGAACACTTTCTCTGGCTGTCCGGGTGATCATGAGGATGCGAAATATCCAAACTGGCCTGTAGCTCCGTGGCCTAATGATTTTCAGGAAGTGTTGAAGTGGCAATGGGAGAATAAAATTATTCCTTACTGGACCGAGACGGGGAAATTTGCAGCAGATCATCATGTTAAAATTGGGCTGGAGCTACACGGGGGCTTCTCCGTTCATACACCAGCGACCTTGCTTCGTTTGCGTGAAGCTGCGGGAGAGGTCATTGGTGCTAATCTGGATCCGAGCCATATGTGGTGGCAGGGAATTGACCCAGTGCAGGCGGTTCAAATTTTGGGCCGAGAGGGAGCCATTCACCATTTTCATGCCAAGGATACGACGATTGATCCGATCAATGTAAATAAATATGGACTTACCGATATGCAGGAATATACGAAAATGCTAGATCGTGCTTGGCAGTTCCGAACTGTGGGCTATGGGCATGATGTAAAAACCTGGGCAGATATTATCAGTGCTCTGCGTCTGGTGGGATACGATTATGTAGTGAGTATTGAGCATGAAGATGGTCTGATGTCCGTGGAGGAAGGCTTTACTAAGGCCGTCCACAATCTTCGCCAGGTACTGATTGAAGAACCGCTGAGCGAGATGTGGTGGGTCTAA
- a CDS encoding Gfo/Idh/MocA family protein, giving the protein MSKTLKIGIIGCGGIANGKHLPSLAKQKRAEIVAFCDIIQERAEEAAEKFGVEGSQVYSDYRKLLENKDIEVVHVCTPNDSHSEITVAALEAGKHVLCEKPMAKTAEQAREMLDAANRTGKKLSIAYQNRYRDDSLYLKQLVEQGELGDIYLGKAIALRRRAVPTWGVFLDEEKQGGGPLIDIGTHALDLTLWLMDNYKPKSVLGSTFHKLGDRKDAANAFGPWNPEEFKVEDSAFGFITMQNGATIVLESSWALNVVEFGEAKTLLCGTEGGADMQDGLRINGEKNSRLFDTKIDLDAGGVAFYSGETENEADREARLWIESILDDKEPLVKPEQALVVTEILEAIYESARTGKAVYFD; this is encoded by the coding sequence ATGTCTAAAACACTCAAAATCGGGATTATTGGTTGTGGAGGGATTGCAAACGGCAAACACTTGCCGAGTCTTGCCAAGCAGAAGCGTGCAGAAATCGTTGCATTCTGTGACATCATTCAGGAGCGCGCTGAAGAGGCAGCAGAAAAGTTTGGAGTTGAAGGCTCGCAAGTTTATAGCGATTACCGTAAGCTGTTAGAAAATAAAGACATTGAAGTCGTACATGTATGTACACCCAACGACTCGCACTCGGAAATTACCGTAGCGGCGCTTGAGGCAGGTAAGCATGTGCTGTGTGAAAAACCGATGGCTAAAACTGCAGAGCAGGCACGGGAAATGCTCGATGCGGCCAACCGTACAGGTAAGAAGCTGTCTATTGCGTATCAAAACCGTTATCGTGATGATAGTTTGTATCTGAAGCAATTGGTCGAACAAGGAGAGCTTGGAGACATTTATCTGGGCAAAGCCATTGCTCTACGCCGTCGCGCAGTTCCGACCTGGGGAGTATTCTTGGATGAAGAGAAGCAGGGCGGTGGCCCCCTTATTGATATTGGCACGCATGCACTCGACCTGACACTCTGGCTGATGGATAATTACAAGCCTAAAAGCGTACTAGGTTCAACCTTCCATAAGCTAGGGGATCGTAAAGATGCAGCAAATGCCTTTGGACCTTGGAATCCTGAGGAATTTAAGGTAGAGGACTCAGCTTTTGGTTTTATTACGATGCAAAATGGAGCTACGATTGTACTAGAGTCCAGCTGGGCATTGAACGTTGTAGAGTTTGGCGAAGCGAAGACGCTGTTATGCGGTACCGAAGGCGGAGCCGATATGCAGGATGGATTGCGCATTAACGGGGAAAAGAACAGCCGCTTGTTTGATACGAAAATAGATCTGGATGCAGGCGGTGTTGCCTTTTACTCTGGAGAAACGGAAAATGAAGCAGACCGCGAAGCCCGTCTGTGGATCGAATCTATTCTGGACGACAAAGAACCTCTTGTGAAGCCGGAACAGGCACTGGTTGTTACTGAAATTTTGGAAGCTATCTATGAATCGGCTCGTACGGGGAAAGCTGTCTATTTTGACTAA
- a CDS encoding sugar phosphate isomerase/epimerase family protein: MAKVGLQLYTVREELEQDFEGTLRKVAELGYKGVEFHTFFKRNAKDVRALLDELNLEVVGTHIQYSRLLDHLDEEIAYHKELGNKYLIVPYLTEEQRQWDELFANLDRIGEKVKEQGLILAYHNHEFELTEKINDRPVFDALYDAVSDDLLQVEMDTCWVYYGGYDPVEYIGRYNGRLPIIHLKDMARDEQQKAVTVELGKGEVQLQAITDAAIQAGVDWIVVEQDFCSNPPIESIETSIKWLQQYAAQGGNIHV; encoded by the coding sequence ATGGCTAAAGTAGGATTGCAATTGTACACAGTAAGGGAAGAGCTTGAACAGGATTTTGAAGGTACGTTGCGCAAGGTAGCTGAGCTTGGCTATAAAGGGGTAGAATTTCATACCTTTTTCAAACGTAATGCCAAGGATGTCAGAGCGCTTCTGGATGAGCTGAATCTGGAAGTTGTCGGAACTCATATACAATATTCTCGTTTGCTGGATCATTTGGATGAGGAGATTGCATACCACAAAGAATTGGGAAATAAATACCTAATCGTTCCTTATTTAACCGAAGAACAGCGACAGTGGGATGAACTTTTTGCTAATTTGGATCGTATTGGTGAAAAAGTGAAAGAACAGGGCTTGATACTGGCTTATCATAATCATGAGTTTGAATTGACAGAAAAAATCAATGATCGCCCGGTATTCGATGCTTTATATGATGCGGTTTCCGATGATTTGTTACAGGTCGAAATGGATACTTGTTGGGTATACTATGGGGGCTATGATCCAGTGGAATACATCGGACGTTATAATGGACGCCTGCCTATCATTCACTTAAAGGATATGGCACGTGACGAGCAACAAAAAGCAGTAACTGTAGAGCTTGGCAAAGGCGAAGTGCAGCTTCAGGCCATTACAGACGCCGCTATTCAGGCAGGTGTGGATTGGATCGTCGTAGAACAGGATTTCTGCTCAAACCCTCCAATCGAAAGCATTGAAACCAGTATTAAATGGCTCCAACAATACGCAGCTCAGGGAGGAAATATTCATGTCTAA
- a CDS encoding AraC family transcriptional regulator, whose translation MSIVEPCQVLTAGYSFHRKPFYSNQPDGIKNYLFRLQTDGRCQARINGEMTRIEAGDLLLFNPTEPYELDIHSELNPMGEQVVESGDYHIFFGGSWVDEWWNHHKRPNRIKVQLTEALLGLFRQLVMEQRRISNPYPEISSYYIRILCLEFDRMLSDHPIATHHNYLAYQIKNYIEENASSNFKLDDVSSHVGISVSRAVHLFKETFDTSIMQYTLDIRLNMARERIIFSPMSLEQAAESSGFANYTYFHRVFRSRFGMSPKEFRVIHREQL comes from the coding sequence ATGTCTATCGTCGAGCCTTGTCAGGTTCTTACCGCAGGCTATTCCTTCCATCGAAAGCCCTTTTATTCGAACCAGCCTGATGGGATCAAAAATTATTTATTCCGTTTGCAAACAGATGGACGCTGCCAGGCCCGCATTAACGGGGAAATGACACGGATTGAGGCGGGTGACCTACTGCTATTCAATCCTACCGAGCCTTATGAACTGGATATTCATAGTGAGTTGAACCCCATGGGAGAGCAGGTCGTGGAAAGTGGAGATTATCACATTTTTTTCGGTGGTTCCTGGGTAGATGAGTGGTGGAACCATCACAAACGACCCAACAGAATTAAGGTTCAGCTCACAGAAGCCCTGCTTGGCCTATTTCGTCAGCTTGTGATGGAGCAACGACGTATTTCTAATCCTTACCCGGAAATATCAAGTTATTACATACGCATTTTATGTTTGGAGTTTGACCGTATGCTATCCGATCATCCTATCGCTACTCATCATAACTATCTTGCGTATCAGATTAAAAATTATATTGAAGAAAACGCATCCTCTAACTTCAAACTGGATGACGTGTCTTCACACGTCGGTATCAGCGTATCCCGAGCAGTACATCTGTTTAAGGAAACATTCGATACGAGCATTATGCAGTACACGCTAGACATCAGGCTTAACATGGCGAGAGAACGAATCATTTTCAGTCCCATGTCACTGGAACAAGCCGCCGAATCGTCAGGATTTGCAAATTACACGTATTTTCACCGTGTATTTCGTTCCCGCTTCGGTATGTCGCCCAAAGAATTCAGGGTGATTCACCGTGAGCAATTGTAG
- a CDS encoding alpha-N-arabinofuranosidase yields the protein MKGSIVVNTDWKQGIINKNIYGQFAEHLGRCIYEGIWVGEDSPIPNTNGIRNDVVEALKKLNIPVLRWPGGCFADEYHWKDGIGPKENRKRMVNTHWGGVVENNHFGTHEFFQLCELLDAEPYICGNVGSGTVQEMSEWVEYMTFDGESPMAAWRQENGREKPWKLKYFGVGNENWGCGGNMRPEYYADLYRRYQTYVRNYGENRIYRIAGGANVDDYRWTEVLMREAGHLMDGLSLHNYTIPGNWEGKRQAVGFDEAEWFETMKKSLHMDELITRHSAIMDQYDPDKRVGLIVDEWGTWFLTEPGTNPGFLYQQNTMRDALVAGLHLHIFHNHHDRIQMTNIAQMVNVLQAMVLTEGPAMLLTPTYHVFEMFKVHQDAQALAVHVKVGDYEYDGDSIPQVSVSASKAQDDNIHISFCNVHPGESGNLNLELRGLEEIKKISGVVLASDDMQAHNTFDQPERVKKEAFTSYQLQGQHLDVTLPPMSVVMLTITP from the coding sequence GTGAAGGGTTCTATTGTTGTTAATACCGATTGGAAACAAGGCATTATTAATAAAAACATTTATGGACAATTTGCTGAGCATCTTGGACGTTGCATTTATGAAGGCATATGGGTTGGAGAGGACTCACCGATTCCGAACACAAACGGAATTCGTAATGATGTGGTGGAAGCCCTGAAAAAGCTGAATATTCCTGTGCTGCGCTGGCCGGGAGGCTGTTTTGCTGATGAATATCATTGGAAAGATGGTATCGGGCCAAAAGAAAACCGTAAGAGAATGGTAAATACGCATTGGGGCGGTGTGGTTGAAAATAATCATTTTGGCACACATGAGTTTTTTCAATTGTGCGAACTGTTAGATGCAGAGCCTTATATTTGTGGAAATGTCGGCAGTGGTACAGTTCAGGAAATGTCGGAGTGGGTAGAGTACATGACCTTCGATGGAGAGTCCCCTATGGCTGCATGGCGTCAGGAAAACGGTCGTGAGAAACCATGGAAGCTCAAATATTTTGGAGTGGGTAACGAAAACTGGGGTTGTGGCGGTAACATGCGCCCAGAATATTATGCCGACCTGTATCGCCGATATCAGACATATGTCCGTAACTATGGCGAGAACCGCATTTATCGGATTGCAGGTGGGGCGAATGTGGATGATTATCGTTGGACCGAAGTGTTGATGCGTGAAGCTGGGCATCTTATGGACGGTTTGAGCCTGCATAACTATACGATCCCGGGAAACTGGGAAGGGAAACGGCAAGCAGTCGGTTTTGATGAAGCGGAATGGTTCGAGACGATGAAAAAATCATTGCATATGGATGAATTGATTACTCGTCATTCAGCCATTATGGACCAATATGATCCTGACAAAAGGGTCGGACTGATCGTCGATGAATGGGGAACCTGGTTCCTGACTGAACCGGGAACCAATCCAGGCTTCCTGTATCAGCAAAATACGATGCGCGATGCACTGGTAGCTGGGCTGCACCTACACATTTTCCATAATCACCATGACCGAATACAGATGACGAATATTGCTCAAATGGTTAATGTATTGCAAGCCATGGTTCTGACTGAAGGCCCTGCTATGCTGTTGACGCCGACATACCATGTATTTGAAATGTTTAAGGTGCATCAGGATGCGCAAGCACTGGCTGTTCATGTAAAGGTAGGCGATTATGAATATGACGGAGATTCCATCCCACAAGTTAGCGTGTCCGCCTCCAAGGCGCAGGACGACAATATTCATATTAGCTTTTGCAACGTCCATCCGGGCGAGTCGGGAAACTTGAATTTGGAGCTAAGAGGACTGGAAGAAATTAAAAAGATCAGCGGTGTTGTCCTTGCCAGCGACGATATGCAGGCACATAATACGTTTGATCAGCCAGAGCGTGTGAAAAAGGAAGCTTTCACATCCTATCAGCTGCAAGGTCAGCATTTGGATGTTACACTGCCACCAATGTCGGTAGTGATGCTGACAATTACTCCGTAA
- a CDS encoding Gfo/Idh/MocA family protein translates to MDKQTKTRVAIAGLGGIARKVYLPLLAAHQGVDIVGVMNRSQEPVSFIMEQYRLPRGTTDVKELLAWEPEAVFIHAATEAHFDLVMACIEKGIAVYVDKPLSYDVRQNLEMTAFAEAQAVLLAVGFNRRFAPHYVAAKAWLEEAGGFSQCAAIKHRTGYDRRPAAQTVYDDLIHMLDLLLWLGGDDYELLHSSLNTTSEGYMDAAFGTVRLGNATGSYSMSRQAGADIEKLELHGAGRSVEVTNMEQAVFMQKNHSPLTQAFGSWDTILERRGFTGVVNHFLEHIHRPEECAVRAGKVLDSHMLADELISRLSN, encoded by the coding sequence ATGGACAAGCAAACGAAGACAAGAGTAGCTATTGCAGGACTGGGTGGTATTGCTCGAAAAGTATACTTACCGTTACTGGCAGCACACCAAGGTGTAGATATTGTAGGTGTCATGAACCGTTCACAGGAGCCGGTGAGTTTCATTATGGAGCAATATAGGTTGCCAAGAGGAACGACAGATGTGAAGGAGCTGCTAGCATGGGAACCGGAAGCTGTATTTATACATGCCGCGACCGAAGCTCATTTTGATCTGGTTATGGCGTGTATTGAAAAAGGGATTGCCGTGTATGTCGATAAACCGTTGTCCTATGATGTTCGTCAGAATCTGGAAATGACCGCTTTTGCGGAAGCGCAGGCCGTGCTGCTGGCGGTGGGCTTTAATCGACGTTTTGCCCCGCATTATGTAGCTGCTAAAGCATGGTTAGAGGAAGCAGGTGGATTCAGTCAATGTGCGGCCATTAAACACCGTACTGGATATGATCGAAGACCGGCGGCACAGACGGTTTATGATGATTTAATTCACATGCTTGATTTGCTTTTATGGCTGGGTGGCGATGATTATGAGCTGCTGCATAGTAGTCTGAATACGACGAGTGAAGGATATATGGATGCTGCGTTCGGGACCGTACGTTTGGGGAATGCTACCGGAAGCTACAGTATGAGTAGACAGGCAGGAGCTGACATAGAGAAGCTGGAGCTTCACGGGGCAGGACGGTCTGTTGAAGTAACAAATATGGAACAGGCTGTTTTTATGCAAAAAAATCATTCACCACTAACGCAAGCTTTTGGAAGCTGGGATACGATTTTGGAAAGACGGGGATTCACCGGAGTCGTAAATCATTTTCTGGAGCATATTCATCGTCCAGAGGAGTGTGCTGTACGGGCTGGAAAAGTATTGGATAGCCATATGCTGGCTGACGAGCTGATCAGCCGTTTGAGTAATTAA
- a CDS encoding TerC family protein: protein MDFLSIEFLTALVSIIIIDLVLAGDNAIVIGLAARNVDKANQKKVIIWGTVGAVIIRVIATVLVTYLLQIYGLRLIGGLALIYIAYKLLVEEKKHEISATNQMWAAIRTIIIADTMMGLDNVLAVAGAAHGNMLLVILGLAISVPIMVWGSTIILKLTERYPVVITIGAAVLAYTAAKMVVAEPLIAHWFMNGVVKYGFEVLVVVLVVAIGMRVKKIKSEKTRKQAQHA from the coding sequence ATGGATTTTTTGTCAATTGAGTTTTTAACCGCATTAGTATCCATCATTATCATTGATCTGGTGCTAGCTGGTGACAATGCGATCGTAATCGGTTTGGCGGCTCGCAATGTTGATAAGGCCAATCAAAAGAAGGTCATTATTTGGGGGACGGTCGGAGCGGTCATCATTCGTGTGATTGCTACAGTGCTGGTCACGTATTTATTGCAAATTTACGGATTGCGTTTGATTGGGGGACTCGCACTTATCTATATTGCCTATAAGTTGCTGGTCGAAGAGAAAAAACATGAAATTTCAGCTACGAATCAAATGTGGGCAGCGATCCGCACGATTATTATCGCGGATACGATGATGGGCCTCGACAATGTACTTGCTGTTGCGGGAGCAGCTCATGGAAACATGCTGCTTGTTATACTGGGTCTGGCAATCTCCGTTCCAATCATGGTGTGGGGAAGTACGATTATCTTGAAGCTGACTGAACGTTACCCAGTAGTTATTACGATTGGTGCTGCTGTACTGGCTTATACTGCTGCCAAAATGGTGGTGGCGGAACCGCTGATTGCGCACTGGTTTATGAACGGGGTCGTTAAATACGGCTTTGAGGTTCTGGTTGTGGTTCTGGTTGTAGCCATTGGGATGCGTGTTAAAAAAATTAAAAGTGAAAAAACAAGAAAGCAAGCGCAGCACGCCTAA
- a CDS encoding TVP38/TMEM64 family protein → MKKWLLVTAYVSLLCIAFIYRYDWLAWADKQTSFPVLLLLAFLFALIPFVPYKLIIASIAYAAGPWQGALICWLGTTLAALVVFTAVRTLFRDKGRAYLKRVPALERFNRVMEREPFAAVLLARLIPVIPQAAVNVYAGVAGFPFWSFILGTAIGKLPAIAVYAYAGGTFAEHPITGLLILVLYTALVGGAFILYRKRLQRANRT, encoded by the coding sequence ATGAAAAAATGGCTACTCGTCACGGCTTATGTTTCGCTGCTTTGCATCGCGTTTATCTACAGATATGATTGGCTCGCCTGGGCGGACAAGCAGACCTCCTTTCCAGTTCTGCTACTACTCGCATTTTTATTCGCGCTAATTCCGTTTGTGCCTTACAAGCTGATTATCGCCTCCATTGCTTATGCCGCAGGCCCCTGGCAAGGTGCTCTGATCTGCTGGCTTGGCACTACATTGGCTGCGTTGGTCGTTTTCACTGCAGTACGTACCCTGTTCCGTGACAAAGGACGTGCCTATTTGAAGCGGGTTCCCGCATTGGAGCGCTTCAATCGAGTCATGGAGAGGGAACCTTTTGCTGCTGTTCTGCTGGCTCGCCTGATTCCAGTCATCCCCCAAGCAGCGGTAAATGTATACGCTGGAGTAGCAGGGTTTCCGTTCTGGAGCTTTATCCTAGGTACAGCTATTGGCAAGCTTCCCGCAATTGCGGTGTATGCTTATGCTGGCGGCACCTTTGCAGAACACCCAATCACCGGTTTGCTCATTTTGGTGCTATATACTGCACTGGTGGGCGGCGCCTTTATACTCTACCGAAAAAGGCTTCAACGCGCCAACAGAACATAA
- the msrA gene encoding peptide-methionine (S)-S-oxide reductase MsrA, whose protein sequence is MSTNNPHTVEKATFAGGCFWCMVSPFEELPGILKVRSGYTGGHTENPTYEEVCSETTGHVEAVQITFDPQVFPYEKLLELFWQQIDPTDEGGQFHDRGSSYQTAIFYDNEEQRIKAEASKEVLTQSGRFDKPIATPILPAATFYEAEEYHQDYHKKNPAHYKRYRKGSGREDFIEQNWSGKIDKSDLKDRLTPIQYEVTQKNATERPFQNEFWDHEGEGIYVDIVSGEPLFSSLDKYDAGCGWPSFTRPLRSYNVKEKTDLSHFMIRTEVRSREADSHLGHVFDDGPGPDGLRYCINSAALRFVPQEDLEREGYGAYKSLFEK, encoded by the coding sequence ATGAGCACCAACAATCCACACACGGTAGAAAAAGCAACTTTTGCAGGTGGCTGCTTCTGGTGCATGGTTTCCCCTTTTGAGGAATTACCCGGTATTTTGAAGGTTAGATCTGGATACACAGGGGGACATACCGAAAATCCTACCTATGAAGAGGTGTGTTCTGAAACAACGGGACATGTGGAAGCCGTACAGATTACATTTGATCCACAAGTATTCCCGTATGAAAAACTGTTGGAGCTCTTCTGGCAGCAGATTGATCCGACGGATGAAGGTGGACAGTTTCACGATAGAGGTTCATCCTACCAAACGGCTATTTTCTATGATAATGAAGAGCAGCGAATCAAGGCAGAAGCTTCTAAAGAAGTTTTGACTCAAAGTGGCCGCTTCGACAAGCCGATTGCTACACCGATTCTGCCTGCGGCCACTTTTTATGAAGCAGAAGAATATCATCAGGACTATCATAAGAAGAACCCCGCTCATTACAAACGCTACCGCAAAGGTTCGGGACGTGAAGATTTTATCGAGCAAAATTGGTCCGGCAAGATTGATAAATCCGATCTTAAAGATCGGCTGACGCCTATTCAATACGAAGTAACACAAAAAAACGCGACCGAGCGCCCTTTTCAAAATGAGTTTTGGGATCATGAGGGTGAAGGCATTTACGTGGATATCGTATCAGGAGAGCCCTTGTTCAGTTCATTGGACAAATATGATGCAGGTTGCGGTTGGCCCAGCTTTACCCGTCCGCTGCGCAGCTACAATGTCAAAGAAAAAACCGATCTCAGCCATTTTATGATCCGTACCGAGGTGCGAAGTCGTGAAGCTGACTCTCATTTAGGGCATGTATTCGATGATGGTCCAGGTCCAGATGGTTTGCGTTATTGCATCAATTCTGCCGCGCTCCGCTTTGTGCCTCAAGAAGATTTGGAGCGTGAAGGATACGGAGCATATAAGTCATTATTTGAAAAGTAA
- a CDS encoding lipid II flippase Amj family protein codes for MLAWGFVFLLTIIIHTTDSLSYALRLGGLRARRIGLALTVAGMLLLVSRTSNMAQGPLLGGMVDQAKAAAQVGVTDIRLELYMHAVLLAATVGTMLAILLYPTVVRMSARWIVHLEHTGSIPALVRHLMLRSRWKHAGYYIKRPTWSMLTSLIGGAIPKRLIILNIAVTAIYTTGVVSALYASFLWPAQGTAMSMSSGLINGVATVLLTLLIDPRLAVLSEKTLRGELPLTRMNSMYGWMIISRLAGTLLAQLLLVPLAIWLGWVMS; via the coding sequence TTGCTTGCCTGGGGTTTTGTTTTTTTGCTGACTATCATCATTCATACTACAGATAGCTTGTCCTATGCTCTCCGGCTTGGTGGTTTGCGAGCGCGTCGGATTGGATTGGCGTTAACCGTTGCGGGAATGCTGCTGTTGGTTTCACGCACCTCTAACATGGCGCAGGGGCCTTTACTCGGAGGGATGGTCGATCAGGCTAAAGCTGCAGCACAAGTGGGCGTAACGGATATTAGACTGGAACTATATATGCATGCGGTACTGCTGGCAGCAACCGTTGGAACCATGCTTGCTATTTTACTGTATCCAACAGTGGTACGCATGTCAGCCAGATGGATTGTGCATTTGGAGCATACCGGATCTATTCCGGCTTTGGTGCGTCATTTAATGCTGCGAAGTCGCTGGAAGCATGCAGGCTACTACATAAAGCGCCCTACCTGGTCCATGCTAACCTCACTGATTGGCGGAGCGATACCCAAGCGTCTAATTATTCTGAATATAGCTGTTACTGCCATTTATACAACTGGAGTAGTATCTGCTTTATATGCATCATTCCTGTGGCCTGCTCAAGGTACAGCCATGTCAATGTCGTCAGGTCTAATCAATGGCGTCGCAACGGTATTACTGACCTTGTTAATTGATCCAAGATTGGCGGTTCTGTCGGAGAAAACGCTACGAGGGGAGCTACCCTTAACTCGGATGAACAGCATGTACGGTTGGATGATCATCTCGCGTTTGGCAGGTACTTTATTAGCTCAGCTATTGTTAGTACCGCTAGCCATTTGGCTTGGATGGGTAATGAGTTAA
- a CDS encoding DUF2188 domain-containing protein yields MPWNKHDYPPSMKNLEPRVREKAVDIANALLRDGYEEGRSIAIATSQAEEWNDNHPAEQDEKPKKHEKQHSSENVHDHPSASSDEKEPIHVVPYEDRWAIKEEGYNQPISTFKHKNEAIDEAQSFVERQQISAIIHDRDGRIHSTLKPS; encoded by the coding sequence ATGCCTTGGAACAAACATGATTACCCTCCATCCATGAAAAACCTGGAACCTCGGGTGCGAGAAAAAGCCGTTGATATTGCTAACGCTCTACTCCGTGACGGCTATGAAGAAGGACGCTCGATTGCGATTGCCACTTCCCAAGCCGAGGAATGGAACGATAATCATCCTGCCGAGCAAGATGAGAAACCTAAAAAACATGAAAAACAGCATTCAAGCGAAAATGTACACGACCATCCTTCCGCTTCTTCCGATGAGAAGGAACCCATTCATGTGGTGCCGTACGAGGATCGCTGGGCAATCAAAGAAGAGGGATACAACCAGCCCATTTCAACCTTTAAACACAAAAACGAGGCGATTGATGAGGCTCAAAGTTTTGTAGAACGCCAACAGATTTCTGCAATTATTCATGACCGGGATGGACGCATCCATTCTACTTTAAAGCCTTCCTGA
- a CDS encoding YitT family protein → MRKTYESIVNNGALRQIAVMLLGTCILAFTYYHINAQNHLSEGGFAGLALLGHYAFGISPAWSMLLLDIPVILLAWVLKGRRFMLLALIGAVAFSLFYAGFEKYSTLVIDLHGNLLIAALLCGVLTGLGAGIVLRFGGATGGDDILSLLISEWRGWKIGNVFIVSDIIVLGLSLLYLPMKETMFTILAVWLAGKIITWTTTFQLHRPVKKVLPAAIPAKKVVAKTVPVVHSLRQ, encoded by the coding sequence ATGAGGAAAACTTACGAATCTATCGTGAACAATGGAGCATTGAGACAGATTGCTGTCATGTTGCTCGGAACATGCATTTTAGCTTTTACGTACTATCACATTAATGCTCAAAATCATTTGTCAGAAGGCGGATTTGCAGGCTTGGCCCTGCTGGGACATTACGCGTTTGGCATATCTCCAGCATGGAGTATGTTGCTGCTTGATATTCCCGTCATATTGCTGGCATGGGTACTGAAGGGCAGAAGATTTATGCTGCTTGCGTTAATCGGAGCCGTCGCTTTTTCACTGTTTTATGCAGGATTTGAGAAGTATTCGACTCTGGTTATAGATCTACATGGAAATCTGCTGATAGCTGCTCTACTTTGTGGGGTGCTTACAGGTTTGGGAGCCGGAATCGTATTGCGTTTCGGTGGAGCAACCGGGGGCGATGATATCTTATCTCTGCTGATCAGTGAGTGGCGCGGGTGGAAAATCGGCAACGTGTTTATTGTCAGTGACATCATCGTATTAGGATTATCACTGTTGTATCTGCCTATGAAGGAAACAATGTTTACAATACTGGCTGTGTGGCTTGCCGGAAAAATAATTACATGGACGACCACGTTCCAACTGCACCGACCTGTGAAAAAGGTACTGCCAGCGGCTATTCCTGCTAAAAAGGTAGTTGCCAAAACAGTGCCGGTCGTCCACAGCCTTCGTCAATAA